The proteins below come from a single Candidatus Binatia bacterium genomic window:
- the fbp gene encoding class 1 fructose-bisphosphatase — MEKSQVGTTLTHHALVSQRAHAKRTGEQPAGDFSELLNQLAVAGKIISAEVNMAGLADILGVAGRTNVQGEEVMKLDVFANNTIVEILRRSGHVCIMASEEVDDPIDVPEPHYPGKYAVAFDPLDGSSNIDVNVSIGTIFSIHRRRDPYGVPGRAEDLLRPGSELAAAGYIIFGSSTMFVYTTGHGVHGFTLDPSIGEFLLSHENIVIPEKCGTYSVNEGNSSKWTPATQKFVEYVKSPDASPLGGMKSRYIGSLVADFHRNLLKGGIFLYPADAATGKGKLRLLYEAAPLGFIAKHAGGYASTGTQGILDVEPDGLHQRVPLIIGNRDAVEMYERSVAGE, encoded by the coding sequence ATGGAAAAGTCACAAGTCGGCACGACGCTCACCCACCACGCCCTCGTCAGCCAGCGCGCTCACGCCAAGCGCACGGGAGAGCAGCCTGCCGGCGACTTCAGCGAATTGCTGAATCAGCTGGCCGTGGCGGGCAAGATCATCTCCGCCGAGGTCAACATGGCCGGGCTCGCGGATATCCTGGGCGTCGCCGGCCGGACGAACGTGCAGGGCGAAGAGGTGATGAAGCTCGACGTGTTCGCGAACAACACCATCGTCGAGATTCTGCGCCGCTCGGGTCACGTCTGCATCATGGCGTCCGAAGAGGTGGATGATCCCATCGACGTTCCGGAGCCACACTACCCCGGGAAGTATGCCGTCGCCTTCGATCCTCTCGACGGATCTTCCAACATCGACGTCAACGTTAGCATCGGCACGATCTTCTCCATTCACCGCCGCCGCGATCCCTACGGGGTACCGGGCAGGGCCGAAGATCTGCTCCGCCCCGGCAGCGAGCTCGCCGCCGCGGGTTACATCATCTTCGGTTCCTCGACGATGTTCGTCTACACGACCGGGCACGGCGTTCACGGTTTCACGCTCGATCCGTCCATTGGCGAGTTCCTGCTCTCGCACGAGAACATCGTGATCCCCGAGAAGTGCGGCACCTACAGCGTCAACGAGGGGAACAGCAGCAAGTGGACTCCGGCGACGCAGAAGTTCGTCGAGTACGTGAAGTCCCCGGACGCGAGTCCTCTGGGCGGAATGAAGTCGCGTTACATCGGCTCACTCGTGGCCGACTTCCATCGCAACCTTCTGAAGGGCGGGATCTTCCTGTATCCGGCGGACGCCGCAACCGGGAAGGGAAAGCTGCGGTTGCTCTACGAGGCGGCGCCGCTGGGCTTCATCGCGAAGCACGCCGGTGGGTACGCGTCGACCGGGACCCAGGGAATCCTCGACGTCGAGCCCGACGGTCTTCATCAGAGGGTGCCGCTCATCATCGGCAATCGTGACGCGGTCGAGATGTACGAGCGGAGTGTGGCCGGGGAGTAG
- a CDS encoding SDR family oxidoreductase — protein MDLNLTSKTALVTGSHRGTGAGIAQVLAAEGASVVVHGLEAGQPDPIVAAIREAGGNASSVTGDPRSEEGADEIARGLATHGHPIDILVNNYGAAAGGGWLDGSSEDWTSMFETNVLSGVRLVRRLAGDMKSRGWGRIVFVGTVGSVRPRKQTPGYYAAKASLPAMTVSLSKELSGSGVTVNLISPGLIATAEVRAMVERRAEKKGWTGSWEELEKRAASDFMPTPSGRIARPDEVGALVAFVCSGWAASINGADLRIDGGAADCV, from the coding sequence ATGGACTTGAATCTCACGAGCAAGACGGCGCTGGTCACCGGGAGCCATCGCGGTACCGGGGCCGGGATCGCACAGGTGCTCGCTGCCGAGGGTGCATCGGTCGTGGTTCACGGACTCGAAGCGGGCCAGCCAGACCCGATCGTCGCTGCCATTCGCGAGGCGGGCGGCAATGCCTCGTCAGTCACCGGCGACCCAAGAAGCGAGGAGGGCGCGGACGAGATCGCCCGCGGGCTCGCGACACACGGGCACCCGATTGACATCCTCGTGAACAACTACGGCGCCGCCGCCGGCGGTGGCTGGCTGGACGGCTCCTCCGAAGACTGGACGTCGATGTTCGAGACCAACGTGCTCTCCGGCGTCCGGCTCGTCCGACGCCTCGCCGGCGACATGAAGTCGCGCGGCTGGGGGCGGATCGTGTTCGTCGGCACGGTCGGGAGCGTGCGCCCGCGCAAACAGACACCGGGCTACTACGCGGCCAAAGCCTCTCTGCCTGCGATGACGGTCAGCCTGAGCAAGGAACTCTCCGGCTCCGGCGTCACCGTCAACCTCATCAGTCCGGGACTCATCGCAACCGCAGAGGTGCGCGCCATGGTAGAGCGGCGAGCGGAGAAGAAGGGCTGGACCGGCAGTTGGGAAGAGCTTGAGAAACGCGCCGCGAGCGACTTCATGCCGACCCCGAGTGGGCGCATAGCCCGACCGGACGAGGTCGGCGCTCTGGTCGCATTCGTCTGCAGCGGCTGGGCGGCCTCGATCAACGGAGCCGACCTGCGAATCGACGGCGGAGCCGCGGACTGCGTATAG
- a CDS encoding glutathione S-transferase family protein, which translates to MTASADYEFIGSKNSYYSAKVRACLQYKRLPYSEVCANGDTIRRAKEKTGSHMYPVVLCPDGTVLQDSCDIVDALEQRHPARPVIPYDPVLRLLATLFETIADDFMILTSIRYRWVPEDTSAWAVRMFQQICTERMPEPKPRAATRENAVRIARSIQKRFKGQMTQSPEIVAVCERQTREICDRLDAHLENTPFLLGDRPSLADLGMMNALFGHLYRDPGAMCDHIHWKCISLSLWIDHMLAAAGESDRGDLFFSDSLAPVLETFGTTYGAYAATTLAVAEAKFATLEPDAEPRQFLGAHETTLAGVPTTFPVSSYVAWKLQRVLDCYRAIPESDRADADRILEPAGLLSLCRTEPGWRLEKRGFMRLAKVA; encoded by the coding sequence ATGACGGCGTCCGCGGACTACGAATTCATCGGATCGAAGAACTCCTACTACTCCGCCAAGGTGAGAGCCTGCCTCCAGTACAAACGCCTCCCCTACAGCGAGGTCTGCGCCAACGGCGACACGATCCGCCGCGCAAAGGAAAAGACGGGCAGCCACATGTATCCGGTCGTGCTCTGCCCCGACGGCACGGTCCTACAGGACAGCTGCGACATCGTCGACGCACTCGAGCAACGCCACCCCGCACGACCCGTGATCCCCTACGACCCCGTGCTCCGATTGTTGGCTACGTTGTTCGAGACCATTGCGGACGACTTCATGATCCTCACGAGCATTCGCTATCGCTGGGTGCCGGAGGACACCTCGGCGTGGGCCGTACGGATGTTTCAACAGATCTGCACGGAGCGCATGCCCGAGCCCAAGCCGCGCGCAGCGACCCGCGAGAATGCGGTTCGAATCGCTCGATCGATCCAGAAGAGATTCAAGGGGCAGATGACGCAGTCCCCCGAAATCGTCGCAGTCTGTGAGCGGCAGACCCGCGAAATCTGCGACCGACTCGACGCGCATTTGGAGAACACACCCTTCCTCCTCGGCGACCGACCGAGCCTAGCGGATCTGGGCATGATGAACGCTCTGTTCGGGCATCTGTACCGCGACCCGGGGGCGATGTGTGACCACATCCATTGGAAGTGCATCAGCCTCTCCCTATGGATCGATCACATGCTCGCGGCGGCCGGGGAGTCCGACCGGGGCGACCTCTTCTTCTCCGACAGCTTGGCCCCCGTGCTCGAAACGTTTGGGACCACATACGGTGCGTACGCGGCGACCACGCTCGCCGTGGCCGAGGCCAAATTCGCGACGCTCGAGCCGGACGCAGAGCCGCGACAGTTCCTCGGGGCTCACGAGACGACTCTCGCCGGCGTCCCCACCACATTTCCCGTATCCAGCTACGTCGCATGGAAACTCCAACGCGTCCTCGACTGCTACCGGGCCATCCCCGAGTCGGACCGCGCGGATGCCGACCGTATCCTCGAACCGGCGGGCCTCCTTTCCTTGTGCCGGACCGAGCCCGGCTGGCGCCTCGAGAAACGAGGATTCATGCGACTCGCGAAGGTCGCGTAG
- a CDS encoding nitroreductase/quinone reductase family protein, with amino-acid sequence MASWNRPRRAGCRLQHRIVLEGVDFDRFMTRVNPLIVGILRSPLHGLMSSGLLALTVTGRRTGRRYTIPVGYQRDGDRFVILVSKARRKNWWRNYLEPAPVEMLIAGQKVPGMGWVVQPESFEFRKNAERTFRRMPWLGKQFAIEYDTRTGLTEAQVAHLGVEGAMVQIESAPAGS; translated from the coding sequence ATGGCGTCTTGGAATAGACCCCGCCGGGCCGGTTGTCGATTGCAGCACCGCATCGTACTCGAAGGTGTGGACTTCGATCGCTTCATGACCAGAGTGAATCCCCTGATCGTCGGGATTCTGCGATCGCCGCTGCACGGGCTCATGAGTTCGGGGTTGCTCGCCCTCACCGTGACGGGCCGCCGGACCGGCCGTCGGTACACGATCCCGGTGGGCTACCAGCGCGACGGAGATCGGTTCGTCATCCTGGTTTCGAAGGCGCGGCGGAAGAACTGGTGGCGGAACTATCTGGAGCCGGCGCCGGTTGAGATGCTCATTGCGGGGCAGAAGGTGCCTGGAATGGGCTGGGTCGTGCAGCCGGAGTCGTTCGAGTTCCGGAAGAACGCCGAGCGGACCTTCCGGCGGATGCCGTGGCTCGGGAAGCAGTTCGCGATCGAGTACGACACAAGGACCGGCCTGACCGAAGCCCAAGTGGCCCACCTCGGCGTCGAAGGTGCGATGGTACAGATCGAATCCGCGCCCGCGGGAAGTTGA
- a CDS encoding M4 family metallopeptidase, which translates to MSSPGRPWTGRPFFLGLWVALATALALPAAAAGPDRQAREVDPGAVERLERDAGPGARVRARRGTSVAGFVRADSGRDLLPGSRAGSARAKANEFLRDHADLFGLSEPGDQLEVIGESSDALGTRRVRYRQVVDGIEVFGGELRAHFGPGLDLTSIGGSVVAVRGPLSTTPALPGPEADAIATAKSAAEAIGRRLVIYDTGLLRGIPGTAHLAWEVEIGNADLTVHEWVFVDAASGGILERISGVHETLHRRVGETSLGNIIWDEGLGHPDPITAGWASGTAAQVTAWNGANDGAKESYNLFGSMTNGAYLSYDGLDAIMYTVNNDPGISCPNATWNGVSTNYCDGVTGDDTVAHEWMHAYTEYTHNLIYAWQAGALNESYSDIFGEVVDFLNGRGTDSPLGLRASDGSACSTFGNGSPSTDATYRWLSGEDDPGFGGAIRDMWQPLCYGDPDKVSSGSYVCSSADNGGVHTNSGVPNHAFALLVDGGTYNGQTITGIGLEKAAHIYWRAATVYQVAASDFEDHANALEASCTDLLGAALYTPLTTGSGTWGGTLGSTISAADCTEVSDAIAAVELRTAPTQCSFTPMLDASPPALCGGSTVDTIHLQDWESGLGSWTVGTRSVANLGTFDTLDWAVVGSLPDSVAGSAAFVADDPALGNCQADTEAGVLFLQSPEIVIPSGVKKVRLAFDHWVSTEEGWDGANVKISVNGGGYTLVPASAYDFNPYNDTLNSSGQGNDNPLAGQEAFTGADGGSLTGSWGQSQVDLSDFADDGDTIQLRFEMGLDGCNGQIGWYVDDVHLFSCADEILCQETPATGCRLSQPFGSILTIIDGSKDKFVWKMNRGDATATADFLDPTQTGRNLSVCFYDDSGASQPIYEATIGSAGQCSGKDCWKSLNGKGFKYKNKTGQSSDGVTLMKFKEGDAGKTKVLAKGQGSFLTIPSLPLTTTVTTQLVIDDGVTQDCWQSTFPLSLVNDGSKFKSKGP; encoded by the coding sequence ATGAGCTCGCCTGGACGCCCCTGGACCGGCCGACCTTTCTTCCTCGGCCTTTGGGTGGCCCTCGCCACAGCCCTGGCCCTCCCAGCGGCGGCCGCGGGCCCCGACCGGCAGGCTCGCGAGGTCGATCCGGGTGCCGTCGAGCGCCTCGAACGAGACGCCGGCCCCGGCGCCCGGGTGCGAGCGCGCCGGGGCACCTCAGTGGCGGGCTTCGTGCGCGCCGACAGCGGCCGCGATCTTCTGCCCGGCAGCCGGGCGGGCTCGGCTCGGGCGAAGGCCAACGAGTTCCTTCGAGACCACGCTGATCTGTTCGGTCTCTCGGAGCCCGGCGATCAGCTCGAGGTCATCGGGGAATCGAGCGACGCGCTCGGCACCCGCCGCGTGCGCTACCGCCAGGTCGTCGATGGCATCGAAGTGTTCGGCGGCGAGCTCCGTGCCCACTTCGGCCCCGGCCTCGACCTCACGTCCATCGGCGGCTCGGTCGTCGCGGTGCGAGGCCCCCTCTCCACTACTCCTGCGCTCCCCGGACCAGAAGCGGACGCCATTGCTACCGCCAAGAGCGCGGCCGAAGCGATCGGTCGCCGCCTGGTCATCTACGACACGGGACTCCTTCGCGGCATACCCGGGACGGCGCACCTCGCGTGGGAAGTCGAGATCGGCAACGCCGATCTGACGGTCCACGAGTGGGTCTTCGTCGACGCCGCATCGGGCGGCATCCTCGAGCGCATCTCCGGCGTTCACGAAACGCTTCATCGCCGCGTCGGCGAAACCAGTTTGGGCAACATCATCTGGGACGAAGGACTCGGCCACCCCGATCCGATCACCGCCGGCTGGGCCAGTGGTACCGCGGCGCAGGTCACTGCGTGGAATGGTGCGAACGACGGCGCAAAGGAGTCCTACAATCTGTTCGGCAGCATGACGAACGGCGCGTACCTCTCCTACGATGGGCTCGACGCGATCATGTACACGGTCAACAACGATCCCGGGATCAGCTGTCCGAACGCGACCTGGAACGGCGTCTCCACGAACTACTGCGACGGCGTGACCGGGGACGACACGGTCGCGCACGAATGGATGCACGCCTACACCGAGTACACGCACAACTTGATCTACGCTTGGCAGGCTGGCGCGCTGAATGAGTCCTACTCGGACATCTTCGGCGAGGTCGTCGACTTCCTGAACGGTCGCGGCACGGACTCGCCCCTCGGCCTTCGCGCCTCCGACGGCTCCGCCTGCTCCACGTTCGGCAACGGCTCTCCATCGACCGACGCGACGTATCGCTGGCTGTCGGGCGAGGACGACCCCGGATTCGGCGGCGCCATTCGCGATATGTGGCAGCCTCTCTGCTACGGCGACCCCGACAAGGTCTCCTCCGGGAGCTACGTCTGCAGCAGTGCGGACAACGGCGGCGTCCACACCAACTCCGGCGTTCCGAATCACGCCTTCGCTCTTCTCGTCGACGGTGGCACCTACAACGGACAGACTATCACCGGAATCGGCCTCGAGAAGGCCGCCCACATCTACTGGCGCGCCGCGACCGTCTATCAGGTAGCGGCGAGCGACTTCGAAGATCACGCGAATGCGCTGGAGGCTAGCTGCACCGACCTCCTCGGCGCCGCCCTGTACACCCCTCTCACGACAGGGTCGGGTACGTGGGGGGGCACGCTCGGCTCCACGATCAGCGCGGCCGACTGCACCGAGGTCTCCGACGCGATCGCCGCGGTCGAGCTCCGCACCGCCCCGACGCAGTGCAGCTTCACGCCAATGCTCGACGCGAGCCCGCCCGCGCTCTGTGGCGGTAGCACCGTCGACACGATTCACCTCCAGGACTGGGAGAGCGGGCTCGGCTCCTGGACCGTGGGCACCCGCAGCGTCGCGAATCTCGGTACCTTCGACACGCTCGATTGGGCTGTCGTCGGAAGCCTGCCGGATAGCGTCGCGGGCTCCGCCGCCTTCGTGGCGGACGACCCGGCCCTGGGCAACTGCCAAGCGGACACCGAAGCCGGCGTCTTGTTCCTCCAAAGCCCGGAGATCGTCATTCCCTCCGGAGTCAAGAAGGTGCGACTCGCGTTCGACCATTGGGTGTCGACCGAGGAGGGATGGGACGGTGCCAACGTGAAGATCAGCGTGAACGGCGGCGGGTACACCCTCGTTCCGGCCTCCGCGTATGACTTCAATCCGTACAACGACACGCTCAACTCCTCCGGCCAGGGCAACGACAACCCGCTCGCGGGCCAAGAGGCCTTCACCGGCGCCGACGGCGGCAGCCTCACCGGCAGCTGGGGACAGTCCCAGGTAGACCTGTCCGACTTCGCTGACGATGGCGACACGATTCAGCTCCGCTTCGAGATGGGCCTCGACGGCTGCAACGGGCAAATCGGCTGGTACGTCGACGACGTCCACCTCTTCTCGTGCGCCGACGAGATCCTCTGTCAGGAGACGCCCGCCACCGGCTGCCGACTGAGCCAGCCGTTCGGCTCGATCCTCACCATCATCGACGGGAGCAAAGACAAGTTCGTCTGGAAGATGAACCGCGGCGACGCTACTGCGACGGCCGACTTCCTCGACCCGACCCAGACGGGACGCAACCTGAGCGTCTGCTTCTACGACGACTCGGGGGCCAGCCAGCCCATCTATGAGGCAACCATCGGGAGCGCCGGCCAGTGCAGCGGCAAGGACTGCTGGAAGAGCCTCAACGGCAAGGGCTTCAAATACAAGAACAAGACCGGCCAGAGCTCAGACGGCGTGACGCTCATGAAGTTCAAGGAAGGCGACGCCGGAAAGACGAAGGTCCTTGCGAAGGGCCAGGGCAGCTTCCTCACGATCCCCAGTCTTCCGCTCACGACCACGGTGACGACGCAGCTCGTCATCGACGACGGCGTGACGCAGGACTGCTGGCAGAGCACCTTCCCGCTGTCGCTCGTGAACGACGGGTCGAAGTTCAAGTCCAAGGGTCCGTAG
- a CDS encoding response regulator, with the protein MPEHLGDAPRPNDATSVLPRGHEKILLIDDEPLVGRTAQGLLEALGYAVESTTRSGEALASVREDPTQFDLVVTDQTMPEMTGDTLAREILRIRADMPITLCSGHADGAVAQRAIDHGIREYLTKPVELVQLAESVRRVLDNGTG; encoded by the coding sequence TTGCCCGAGCATCTCGGTGATGCTCCGCGTCCGAATGATGCTACCTCGGTCCTGCCGCGTGGCCACGAGAAGATTCTCCTGATCGACGACGAGCCCCTCGTAGGCCGGACGGCTCAAGGTCTGCTCGAAGCCCTGGGTTACGCAGTCGAGTCGACGACCCGCAGCGGCGAGGCGCTTGCGAGCGTTCGGGAGGATCCGACCCAGTTTGATCTAGTCGTGACGGATCAGACCATGCCCGAGATGACCGGGGACACCCTGGCGCGAGAGATCCTGCGGATCCGCGCAGACATGCCGATCACCCTGTGTAGCGGGCATGCCGACGGGGCGGTCGCACAGCGCGCGATCGACCACGGGATCCGGGAGTACCTGACGAAGCCCGTAGAGTTGGTGCAGTTGGCCGAGAGCGTCCGGCGCGTGCTCGACAACGGCACCGGCTAG
- a CDS encoding TonB-dependent receptor, whose amino-acid sequence MHPIRLIPIALILLTLLSPGSAAGQVEAPSDLQKSLDTGVETVGEEDEVDAGAAQAEAAERGDPTPGLDRGARQRIEEIVVSARKRAELLEDTPVAVTVLGETALRQSGITRIDQIQDLVPNMTFAQGLAGQAPQIRIRGVGTTTVEVAFDPGVGVYVDGVFLARAVGQLLDTVDIEQVEVLRGPQGTLFGKNTVGGAVSVTTVKPKPELEGFVFVRPGNFGSVMTRAMVNLPVYEDKVMTRFALSSRNSAGYVYNQYRDEYMSGLSSIDTLGSIRLALIDDLTIDVSGQYSTAHTNARGGECVFSAPGALEGLVPGFKPGCEAVSGPFLTNEAVAQINSVTSSGTWGVIEYAPGGFAFLDDLLVKSISSWRQQASAQRFDLDGSSYPAIQLSNAGGGALFDGEPTEQEQVQQELQFNASAWDGRINFITGLFAYWENATAPNTVRAETATFVTATANRITTDNFTWALYGQGTADVTDWLSLTAGLRYTADRKSFTQEAYDPRAPDVPPEMGADSNTFTSWTPAATLALLTPQEWLDGTPVDHLMGYFTYSRGFKGGGFNAVLQSQVGSLSPVPFDPETLDNFELGVKTTALEQRLTLNLAVFRGKYDDIQVSQFVTSLDDQGMVVSQRVTQNAAKATIQGFEAEAWVQPIDGLVFTGSFGYLDARYDEYSGSESQMTSAPIDRAGETFDQSPQLQSFVSAQYSFGIDIAADSLLNGWLTPRLEWAYRDRFHTVAPEVRQGFQAGYNLLNARLSYDFLDDRAQVAVWAKNLLDEAYFNQTFAYVTTFGGVSRFYEPPLTFGGELSYVF is encoded by the coding sequence TCCAAAAGTCGCTCGACACGGGTGTCGAGACGGTGGGGGAGGAGGACGAGGTCGATGCCGGCGCGGCGCAGGCCGAGGCGGCGGAGCGCGGTGACCCGACACCTGGGCTGGACCGGGGGGCGCGGCAGCGAATCGAGGAGATCGTGGTGAGCGCACGGAAGCGTGCAGAGCTGCTCGAGGATACTCCGGTGGCCGTCACCGTCCTCGGCGAGACCGCGCTGCGCCAGTCCGGGATCACGCGGATCGATCAGATTCAGGATCTAGTGCCGAACATGACGTTCGCCCAGGGGCTCGCTGGGCAGGCACCGCAGATTCGCATTCGCGGGGTCGGGACCACGACCGTCGAGGTGGCGTTCGATCCCGGCGTCGGGGTGTACGTGGACGGAGTTTTCCTTGCCCGCGCGGTGGGGCAGCTGCTCGACACCGTCGATATCGAGCAGGTGGAAGTGTTGCGAGGTCCGCAGGGGACCCTCTTCGGGAAGAACACCGTCGGCGGAGCGGTGAGTGTGACGACCGTGAAGCCGAAGCCCGAGCTCGAGGGCTTCGTGTTCGTGCGCCCGGGCAACTTCGGGTCCGTCATGACGCGCGCGATGGTGAATCTGCCGGTCTACGAAGACAAGGTGATGACACGCTTCGCACTCTCGTCGAGGAACAGCGCCGGTTACGTCTACAATCAGTATCGTGACGAGTACATGTCCGGGCTCAGCTCGATCGACACGCTGGGCTCTATCCGTCTCGCGCTGATCGATGATCTCACGATCGACGTGAGCGGCCAGTACTCGACCGCGCACACCAACGCACGGGGTGGGGAGTGTGTCTTCTCGGCCCCGGGTGCTCTCGAGGGCCTCGTTCCCGGCTTCAAGCCGGGGTGCGAGGCAGTGTCGGGACCCTTCCTCACGAACGAAGCCGTCGCGCAGATCAACAGTGTAACGAGCAGTGGCACCTGGGGTGTCATCGAGTACGCACCGGGCGGCTTCGCTTTTCTCGACGACCTGCTTGTGAAATCGATCTCGTCGTGGCGCCAGCAGGCGTCGGCACAGCGCTTCGATCTGGACGGCAGTTCCTACCCGGCGATTCAGCTCTCGAATGCCGGCGGAGGAGCGTTGTTCGATGGCGAGCCGACCGAGCAAGAGCAGGTCCAGCAGGAACTGCAGTTCAACGCGTCTGCTTGGGACGGCCGAATCAACTTTATCACGGGCCTCTTTGCTTACTGGGAGAACGCCACCGCGCCGAACACCGTGCGGGCCGAGACCGCGACGTTCGTGACCGCGACGGCCAATCGGATCACGACCGACAATTTCACGTGGGCGCTGTACGGGCAGGGGACGGCGGACGTCACGGACTGGCTCTCGCTCACGGCCGGCCTCCGGTACACCGCGGACCGAAAATCGTTCACGCAGGAGGCCTATGACCCTCGCGCGCCCGACGTGCCGCCGGAGATGGGCGCGGATTCCAACACGTTCACGTCGTGGACGCCCGCGGCGACGCTGGCGCTGCTGACCCCGCAGGAGTGGCTCGACGGAACTCCGGTCGATCACCTGATGGGCTACTTCACGTACTCGCGGGGCTTCAAGGGCGGAGGGTTCAACGCCGTTCTGCAATCTCAGGTCGGTTCGTTGAGCCCGGTACCGTTCGACCCGGAGACGCTCGACAACTTCGAACTCGGTGTGAAGACGACCGCACTGGAGCAGCGTCTCACGCTCAACTTGGCGGTCTTCCGCGGGAAGTATGACGACATTCAGGTCTCGCAGTTCGTGACCTCGCTGGATGATCAGGGAATGGTCGTTTCGCAGCGCGTGACGCAGAACGCGGCGAAGGCGACGATCCAGGGGTTCGAGGCGGAGGCTTGGGTGCAGCCGATCGACGGACTCGTCTTCACGGGGTCGTTCGGCTACCTCGACGCGCGCTACGACGAGTACTCCGGCTCGGAGTCGCAGATGACGTCCGCGCCTATCGATCGGGCCGGCGAGACCTTCGATCAGTCGCCGCAGCTTCAGTCGTTCGTGTCCGCCCAGTATTCCTTCGGGATCGACATCGCCGCGGACTCGCTGCTCAACGGATGGCTCACGCCACGGCTCGAGTGGGCGTACCGCGATCGGTTCCACACGGTGGCGCCGGAGGTCCGGCAGGGCTTTCAGGCGGGATACAACCTCCTGAACGCGCGGCTCTCGTACGACTTCCTAGACGACCGCGCGCAGGTCGCCGTGTGGGCGAAGAACTTGCTCGACGAGGCGTACTTCAACCAGACGTTCGCCTACGTGACGACGTTTGGGGGCGTCTCGCGGTTCTATGAGCCGCCTCTGACGTTCGGCGGCGAGCTCAGCTACGTTTTCTAG
- a CDS encoding PAS domain S-box protein — translation MFSRLTEGVRGFRAAWARAPEDSDAGEVAHEGQLRDSEELHRIVSELGYEFSFRARVKGDEMDFYTPDPKTLERLLGPGVGAGLDWSGIIDPRDAGKVEESIQVLLRDGICRTEFRTRAGADDVRWREMVERCTRDPESGERTIYGAVRDVTVAREADVHLKESEGRLRAILDSEPECVMTVDEEHRLLHMNPAGLRMIEADSFDEVSKADLLKIVEPEYREVFRDLNRRAFAGETVTAEFQIRGLKGTRRWMETHAVPLRNATGKVIAQLSITRDMGEQRRIQEGLLRAQRREALGVMAGGIAHDFNNMLYVILGRAELALRRPGIGDDVKRDLTELESAARRAAAITQQILTFSRGPTGEEQSVDLSGVVADAVQLLRATVPATRSRAVLHDEGGRGGQRPRAGRRRRHRPKSAGRGFGSQRAGQRDDGGGPVARASR, via the coding sequence TTGTTCTCGAGATTGACCGAAGGCGTGCGTGGTTTTCGGGCCGCCTGGGCCCGAGCCCCGGAGGATTCGGACGCGGGCGAGGTCGCCCACGAGGGGCAGCTCCGAGACAGCGAGGAACTGCACCGAATCGTCTCGGAGTTGGGCTACGAGTTCAGCTTTCGTGCTCGCGTGAAGGGCGACGAGATGGACTTCTACACGCCGGACCCCAAGACGCTCGAGCGTCTTCTGGGACCCGGTGTCGGAGCCGGCCTGGACTGGTCGGGAATCATCGACCCGCGCGATGCCGGGAAGGTGGAAGAGTCGATCCAAGTGCTCCTGCGCGATGGCATCTGTCGAACCGAGTTCCGTACCCGAGCCGGAGCCGATGACGTGCGCTGGCGCGAGATGGTCGAGCGGTGCACTCGCGACCCCGAGTCCGGGGAGCGGACGATCTACGGCGCCGTTCGCGACGTGACCGTGGCGCGAGAGGCGGACGTTCATCTGAAGGAGAGCGAGGGGCGGCTCCGCGCGATCCTCGATTCCGAGCCGGAGTGCGTGATGACCGTCGACGAAGAGCACCGGCTTCTCCACATGAACCCGGCGGGGCTGCGGATGATCGAGGCCGACTCGTTCGATGAAGTCTCCAAGGCGGACTTGCTGAAGATCGTCGAGCCGGAGTATCGCGAGGTGTTTCGCGACTTGAACCGTCGGGCTTTCGCCGGCGAGACCGTCACGGCCGAATTCCAGATCCGTGGGCTCAAGGGGACGCGTAGGTGGATGGAGACCCACGCCGTGCCCCTCCGGAACGCGACCGGCAAGGTGATCGCACAGCTCTCGATCACGCGCGACATGGGCGAGCAGCGACGAATTCAGGAGGGCCTGCTCCGTGCGCAGCGCCGCGAGGCGTTGGGCGTCATGGCAGGCGGTATCGCGCACGATTTCAACAACATGCTGTACGTCATCCTCGGTCGGGCGGAGTTGGCGCTGCGGCGGCCGGGCATCGGCGACGATGTGAAGCGCGATCTCACCGAGCTCGAATCTGCAGCGCGGCGTGCGGCCGCCATCACGCAGCAGATCCTCACGTTCAGCCGTGGGCCGACGGGCGAGGAGCAGAGCGTCGATCTCTCGGGTGTCGTGGCCGACGCCGTTCAACTCCTGCGGGCGACGGTTCCGGCGACGCGCTCTCGAGCCGTACTTCACGACGAAGGCGGCCGGGGAGGGCAGCGGCCTCGGGCTGGCCGTCGTCGACGGCATCGTCCGAAGAGCGCGGGGCGCGGTTTCGGTTCACAGCGAGCTGGGCAGCGGGACGACGGTGGAGGTCCTGTTGCCCGAGCATCTCGGTGA